The Solanum lycopersicum chromosome 8, SLM_r2.1 DNA segment aaggaggtagataatagggaaagaaaatcaacatagatttagtgtaaactatctaataggctagtgtcggttggtaTGTAGttacaacttagtcaaatatagaatatgatgcttaatatgaggtaaagataagattttgtaaagcaacacacgtagccggaccaaggtgcagagtgaaattctTTAGATGTCGGagcaaggatttagagatacttAACTTATTATTTTGCATGCAAGATGCTAGAAAGTATTGTTATAACTAGAATTACTAAGTTAGgagcctgtggggaacacttacaccctagttactctcattacttgattaaactccaatacttgaacCTGTCACTTGCTTACTTTTGTTTAGATAAttccttttattaattaagaacccctttagttatttgttttcgGGAAATAATTGaccaaaataaaagtaataatagaataaatttaattctgaaccattttcctcgagggaacaatcccaacctcactagttgggttctttactttaGGCGACCCTTTTACTTCTCtcaagaagtaaatttgagtgtaTTAGACCCTCCTCGACGACACTCCGATCGATgggccgtctgtgagtcgaTGGTCACTCACCCCTCTCGTCCTATACtccgtcgatgagttcagagacaATGGAAGCGAGGGTCTTCCATGCATTggctaagtatgggacgacggtggcatcgacgccccgtcgatccacacacggaccGTAGCTTGTACTCTGTCGATGAGGTTATAACTAGAAGACCTATTAAATGGGATGATATTGATTTTCCTAAAGAACTGGTGATCGAAGAAGCAGTTCcacccaaaaataatataaaaaatcctGATATTTCAGACATTGAGCAAACTCCCAACAGACGGTGAGAATAAAATTCACTGaccaaaacttattaatgagTTATGCTGTTAATATAGGTTTTTCTTCAAGAATGCGTAGAactaactcattttatatatctCCTGTTGATTATATTCTTGATATGCCTTCTAGAGCATCTACTTTCTCAgattaaagaagataaaattcTAGAGTATCTACTTCTTATATgagacaagaaaaaaaagttgatgATATCAAGATTGAAAATCATATAGTTACTTCTGACATAGAACCAACGTTGTCCGAAATAGTCTTTCCAAGTGGTTTACATGGATAAATCAAAACTTATTGATTGTAGACCAGGGTCGCCGGtaagaaagaaaatttcaaatgaatttttccATCCCAAATGGGAATCATTTGGAAAAtggtttttcaaaaattttgataatAGGCAACAAACATATTTCCAAAAAGATTTTTCTAATGATCTTTATAAAGCAAATAAAGCTATTGCTTTTGAACCATGGTTCAtgataaaatatgtttataGCAATAATTTTATGTTAGAACAAGATTATAAATTATCCGATGGTTCAATTACCAAATCTCTTCTACCTCCTCAACAATCTTttcatattgaaaaatataataagactGTACATTAGACTGCGTTTGCAAAATTGTTTGATGATAATGACACTCCTTTAATTACTTCAAAGcatattaaaactttaataaCACAGAAAAATTACACGTTTATGCGAGCATTTTAGGAGAGCATATTCTTTCTTTACATGATAAAGTTAGTCATTTATGCTCGTAAttagaaaaatctaaaattcaaaataaaggaaagGAGAAGGTCACTCTACTATTCAACCCCCTCCGGTAATAAAGGACTTTAAATTATCTAAACTTGATAATATTGAGAGATTACTTCAAGAAAAATTCAAGGGATTAAATATTAATCCCCTCTAACTAAGCCAGAAAGATATCactgataacaataataatatccAAGATAAGATTAATAAAATCTCATATAAACATGCTAGAAAGCCAGTTCAAAGGATGTACTACTATCCTAGGCCGACTCCTCAAGACATTCTGTTGGAGGAGCAAGAATATTATGGCTCAAATAGTTTAAGTGGGACAGAGATTTATGAGTGGAACGTTGATGGATTTACTGATATACAAATTTATACTCTAGCTCATAGAATCCTTATGCACAGCACAATCTGTAAGGCAAATAAAAACTCCAAAACGGACACTGCCAACATGATTATAACTAGATTTACATGCCAATTAAAAGAATGGTTGGATAATTCTCTCAGAATTCCAACGTATGTCATTTTAAATGCCATTACGGATGAGAATGGAATAATTCAAAATGTAGTCTACACATTAGTTCTAACCATTATAGAACATTTTTTTGAAGATGGTCATATAATAGTTAAACCATTAGTACTATGCTCCAAAACCTCATATGTGAAACCCTTACTTCCTTTAGATGGTACAAGGATGTTCTTCTATCAAACGTTATGGAATTACCAGAGTTTAATAACTCTCACtggaaattcaaatttaaagatGGGCTTCCAGATTTATTTGTAGAAAAGGTTAAAAAAAGCCTTTAGAGGAGAAGCAGTAAGTACTAATTATGATGACTATACTTATGGAAAATTTATAAGTGTATATACTCAAGAAGGTCTCTCTTTATGTAAAGAGATCAAGTTGaatcaacaaattaaaagatatcGTTTGAATGAAAACAACAATTAGGGGAATTTTGTGAAACGGTTTGCATTTGATATGCTTGAATCATTTAGAAACTCTAATATACATAAGGGAAAAAGATATTATAAAGAAAAGCCTAATAGGTAGTACAGGAAAAAGAAACGCTTAAAAAacaggaaaaaagaaaaaagaattatagAAAGGAGTTTTATAAGAATAATAGATCAAATGTCTGCCACAAATGTGGAAGAGTTGGCCATTATGCAAGAGACTGCAAAGTCAAGGATAAGATTAAAAGCCTTCATCTAGAGGACAATATTAAGGATTCTCTATGTAAATCCTCCTCAATTCCTCTTCAGAAAATTCAAGCCCTAATAATAGTGACAGAGAGGGATCCTCTACTAGTGAAGACcaaaaatttattcatgaaGAGGACTACATGTCCTCATATGAGGAAGAATGTATGTCTTGCCAGATTGGCCAACCTTATGATAAATATAAGGATAAATTCTATCAGTTATATTCTCAGTTCAAGTACCTAAATATCAATGTTATAAGTAATGACAATTAGGTAGAAATGCTTAGAATTATTGGCGACCCGACATTAAGGTATCAAATTATCGACAAAATTGGTATTACCAGTACCTCTACTAGTAATACTACAATTCCTAAAGAAAATCCTGCTCATAATAATGCTTATACCATGGCAGAGGTAGTAGCAGTagcagtagtagtagtagtagtagtagtagtagcagtagtagtagtagtagtaggaGTAGTAGCAGTAGTAGAAATAATACTAGTAGTAGAAGTAGTAGCAGAAGTCGTAGTAGTAGCAGTAATTgtaggctttgggtcacccaaacccaatttcGTATAAATGGAAAGAGGTATGAGGTTTATGTTGGCACCTAGATCACATAGTGCTTTAGCAAAATTTAATAATCCAATGGTACATAGAATAGTGAAAGCGCCcgaatctttctttttttgcacAAGCGACCTTAttgcaatagcactacaatgctgcattcggTGATCATCCTGAAAacatattttctcttctttgtaACCATATCCTTCATAAATTTAGCATCACCGGGTATTTATTCCAGAGCTTTAATCAAAGGGAAATTGATGTAAAGTTGTTTCAACATGGtgataaaacgccgatatttaccatcctcagtcttctTCACCAATCTCTGAGGGAATGGTGGTGGAGGTCTAGGAATGGGGACCACTTTCTTAGGtacctctttttcttttgaagtttTGTCCACTAATTCTCCACTAGTTTTCACCACCTCTTCATCTTTTCTCATCTCATCTTCTACCACAGAcgacataggtggatcaataGTCTGCTTACCTCCTCGAGTAGTGACTATCATGCAATGTCtatcatttttaggattttggaTGGTTTTGCTAAGAAGAGTGCCTGGTTGGCGTGGGTTAACAGTAGtggataattgggccatttgtaaCTCAACATTCTTAATCGAGACTGCACATGCGTCCACCTTTTACTCAATGTTCGCTAAATCACTTCTCAATTTCTAAgcatgctcatcactagcatcaaacctcttTATCATCTTCTATGACATATCCTAACTCGTGCATTACTACCTCCACCATTCCTAGGAGCAACTTCCTAATTACCATAGTTATCccagttgaagttgttgtcgcggttgtattttccatctcgaacatactttctctctctattgtaGTTATCATAGTTttgac contains these protein-coding regions:
- the LOC138337811 gene encoding uncharacterized protein, translated to MLTASFVFAGLPSENPPAHIAKLRSVRKSCLRRLDLDMNVIGMRVFPLSLIGDVVIWFIELPYNSIYTWDHLMDVFLARYYPVSKNRNHKNRENNFVALPGESVSNSWDIFNAYVRGVLNYCINDESLKEYFYHGQDDNNKAILNTIAEVQATHNPAAHEIQEELARIRNDLRLVLKHVTGGAKKVTALNYLTKPPPLADEYYYEKDTYVVNNQMGVSIKNVELQMAQLSTTVNPRQPGTLLSKTIQNPKNDRHCMIVTTRGGKQTIDPPMSSVVEDEMRKDEEVVKTSGELVDKTSKEKEVPKKVVPIPRPPPPFPQRLVKKTEDGYGYKEEKICFQDDHRMQHCSAIAIRSLVQKKKDSGAFTILCTIGLLNFAKALCDLGANINLIPLSIYTKLGLGDPKPTITATTTTSATTSTTSIISTTATTPTTTTTTATTTTTTTTTATATTSAMV